CCTTCGCCATGAGGGTGAGCTCCCGCTGAATCTGTTCCGAAGCCACCGCGCTGCCTCCGGGGCTGTTCACGCGCAGCACCACCGCCTTGATCTTGCGGTCGCTGCGCAGCGCCCGCAGCTCGCGACTGAAGGACATGCCGCCGATCTGGCCGGCTCCGCCCTCACCGTCCACGATGTCCCCTTCGGCGTACACGATGGCAATCGCCTGGCTGGCCCCCACGAGCCGTTCCTTCGCCACCGCGATCGGCGCATAGTTGTCGATCGTGATCTGCGGCAGCGTCGGCTGGTCGAGGGCGGCCGCCAGACGGGCCGCGCGGCTGCTGTCGGCTCCTTCTGCCGCGGCGCTGCCGCTGTCGGCGGGCGCGACTCCCGCCATCTTCTGCAGGTCGGTCAGGACCACGTCGAAATAGGCCACCCGATCGACCAGCCTGGCGGACTGCGCCTCCGCCGGTGCAATGATGCCCTGGGCGTCGACCAAGGTCTGCAACGCCAGCGTGTCCATACCGCGTGTGCGGGCGATGCCGCGCTTCACCTCGCTCCACAGGTCGCCAAGGTACGACGCCACCTGCTGCCGGTTTTCGGGGCTCATGTCCCGGCGCGTGAATGGTTCGACCGCCGCCTTGAAGCGCCCCACGCGGCTCACCTGCACGCCCACGCCGTACTTCTCAAACAACCCGGTGAGAAAGAGCTGCTCCGACACGAGTCCCGGCAGCAGCAGCGAGCCGAACGGGTCGAGCGTAATCGTGGTCGCCGCCGACGCCACGTAGTACGTGGCCGCGTCGGGATTCACGAGGTACGCGTGCACCGGCTTCCTTTTCGCCGCGAAGGCCACGAGCGCTTCGCGCAACTCGCGCAGCGCGGCGTAGCCGGAACGGGTGCCGTCGCCGGTGACGGTACCGCGCAGCAGAATGCCGCTGATGCGATCGTCGTCGATGGCGGCGCGCACCCCCACCAGCGCCGAGCGGAGCGGCAGCGCCGTGCCGCCAGGCTCGAAGGCGTCATCGAAGAACCCGCGCCGTTCAGGATGCGCAGGCTGGTCGGAGAGCGGACGGTCGAGGTCGATGATGAGCACCGCCCCCTGCCGCACCTCGGTGGCCGGTCGTGATCCGGCGGATGCGGCAATGCCGGCGATCAGTAGCAGGCCGACCACCACACACACGGCAATCGTGACGAGATTCGCGGCCAGCGCCGCAAAGAACTGCTTCATAAGAGGGGGCTCCGGGGAAGGCGAGCGTACGGACTGCTACACATTAACCGGTACGGGGCGGGGCGGCGGCCGGTTCCGGGACAGGACGCGCTCAAGACCGCGTGCGCCGTCGGGGCATGGCCCCCACGGCATAAACATGACGCTACCGTCGCAAAACCCCTTGCCGCCGCGTGATCCGGGGCGCAGCTTCCATTCACCTCTTTCCCGAGTCCAGTCCATGCCCGCTTTCCACGCGCCGCTCGACGACATCCGCTATCTCCTGCACGACGTGCACGACATTGGCCAGCTCGCCGCGCTCCCCGGGTTCGAGGAGGCCACGCCGGAGATGATCGACGAAGTGCTCCGCGGCGGGGCCCGCTTCTGCGAAGAGGTGCTCTTTCCGCTCAATCAGAGCGGCGACGCCGAGGGGGTCCATCTCGCGAACGGCATCGTGACCACCCCCGCGGGGTTCAAGGAGGCGTACCAGCGCTATACCGCCGACGGATGGACCGCGATCAGCGCCGAGCCGACGTACGGTGGCACCGGGCTCCCCGAAATGGTGCGCTTCGTCATGGAGGAGCTGCTCTGCTCGGCCAATCTCTCCTTCTCCATGTACCCCGGGCTTTCGCATGGTGCCTACAGCGCACTCATGAGCCACGGATCGGAGGAGCTCAAGCAGCGGTTCCTCCCGCGGCTCATCGATGGCAGCTGGGGCGGCACCATGTGTCTCACCGAGGCGCACGCGGGCACTGATCTGGGCATCCTCACCACGCGCGCGGTGCCGAATGCCGATGGCACCCATGCCATCACGGGGCAGAAGATCTTCATCAGCGCCGGGGAGCACGATCTCACGGCGAACATCGTGCATCTCGTCCTCGCCAAGCTCCCCGACGCGCCCAGCGGCACCAAGGGCATTTCCCTCTTCCTGGTCCCCAAGTTCCTCCCCACGGCAGACGGTGGGCTGGGGGCCCGCAACGGGGTCACGTGCGGCAGCGTGGAACACAAGATGGGGATCAAGGCCAGTGCCACCTGTGTGCTCGACTTCGATCAGGCCACGGGCTGGATGGTCGGGGAGCCGCACAAGGGCATGCGCGCCATGTTCGTCATGATGAACGGAGCGCGCCTGGCCGTGGGGCTGCAGGGACTCGGGCTCTCGGAGGTGGCGTACCAGAACGCGCGCGCGTATGCGCGGGAGCGACTGCAAGGCCGGTCGCTCACCGGTCCCAAGCACCCGGACGGCGTGGCCGACCCCATCCTCGTGCACCCGGACGTGCGCAAGGGGCTGTTGCGCATCAAGTCGCTCAACGAGGGCATGCGGTCGCTGGCGTACGCCGTGGGTATTCGCATCGATCTCGAACATCGGCACCCCGATCCCGCGGTGCGGCAGGATGCTGCCGATCTGGTGGCGCTCATGACGCCGGTCATCAAGGCCTTCCTCACCGATCGTGGCTTCGAGAACACCAACATCGCCCTGCAAACGCTCGGCGGGCACGGGTACATCAAGGAGTACGGCATTGAGCAGTACGTGCGCGATGCCCGTATCGCGCAAATCTACGAAGGCACCAATGCCGTGCAGGCGCTCGATCTGGTGGGGCGCAAGCTGCCCATGGAGGGCGGTCGTCTGGTGCGGCGCTTCTTCGAGCTGGTCAAGACCGACGTGGATGCCGCCGCGGCGGTGGCGGGGCTTGAGGAGTTCGCCAAGGCACTGGGGGCGTCGCTGTACCAGCTGCAGAAAGCCACCATGCTGCTCGCCGAGCGCGGCTTCGCCAACCCCGATGAAGTGGGCGCCGCGGCCACCGAATATCTCGATCTCATGGGCTACACGGCGGTGGGGTGGCAGTGGCTGCGCATGGCCACGGTCTCGCAACAGCAGCTGGCGGCGGGTGCGGAGGACCGGCGGTTCCACGAGGCCAAGCTCAAGACCGCCCGCTTCTACTTCGGGCGCGTCCTTCCCGGCACGGCAGCGCTGCTGACGGCCATCCAGGCAGGGAGCGCGCCGGTCATGGCGCTGTCGGCGGACGAGTTCTGACGTGCCCGCCGTGTGACAGTCCGGGCCGGAGCCCGCCCCCGGCCTCAAGCATTGTGTGTGTGGTGCCGAAGCCCTCAGGAAGCCCCTCACCCACACCATGTTCTTCAAGAAAAGCTCCGAACCGTGCTCGGCGTTTGAAGGAACCCAGGCCACCGGCGTGACCGACGCCGCGGTGCAGACGGCCACGACCGTCCCGGCCGCTGCGCCGGTGGCGGGTTGTGAGCCGTCCGTTCCGGTCGACGACGGTCTGGGGCTGGTGCTCGATGCGCTTGGCGGTATCCTGGCGGCCCTGTCGCGGTATCCCATCGACCTCCCCGACCGATCGGGGGAGGAGCTCTCGCGCGAGCTGACCAGATGGCGTCGCCATGCCACCATGGGCTGCGCGCTCTCCGAGCACGACGACGCGTCGGTGGGCGTGGCGGCACGTGACTGGAGCGGGGTGGTCCGCACCGTCACCGAGCAGCGACGCGACGAGCACCGGTACGTCAAGGCCTCCATC
The window above is part of the Gemmatimonas sp. genome. Proteins encoded here:
- the sppA gene encoding signal peptide peptidase SppA, producing MKQFFAALAANLVTIAVCVVVGLLLIAGIAASAGSRPATEVRQGAVLIIDLDRPLSDQPAHPERRGFFDDAFEPGGTALPLRSALVGVRAAIDDDRISGILLRGTVTGDGTRSGYAALRELREALVAFAAKRKPVHAYLVNPDAATYYVASAATTITLDPFGSLLLPGLVSEQLFLTGLFEKYGVGVQVSRVGRFKAAVEPFTRRDMSPENRQQVASYLGDLWSEVKRGIARTRGMDTLALQTLVDAQGIIAPAEAQSARLVDRVAYFDVVLTDLQKMAGVAPADSGSAAAEGADSSRAARLAAALDQPTLPQITIDNYAPIAVAKERLVGASQAIAIVYAEGDIVDGEGGAGQIGGMSFSRELRALRSDRKIKAVVLRVNSPGGSAVASEQIQRELTLMAKVKPVVVSMGSLAASGGYWISTAASRIYAEPNTITGSIGVFALVPNIQALANRQGVTFDTVKTGRYADLFTIARPRTEAELAVLQRGTDMVYDAFLQRVSTARGLPLDSVRGLAEGRVWSGVQAHRLGLVDSLGSLQDAVKAAAARAKLTGDYDVREYPHVKTATEWLSDLVEDKPTPVAAQLDAAVQQLGARGAAAELVRDITRELGALMAYNDPRGVYARMPFILRVR
- a CDS encoding acyl-CoA dehydrogenase C-terminal domain-containing protein: MPAFHAPLDDIRYLLHDVHDIGQLAALPGFEEATPEMIDEVLRGGARFCEEVLFPLNQSGDAEGVHLANGIVTTPAGFKEAYQRYTADGWTAISAEPTYGGTGLPEMVRFVMEELLCSANLSFSMYPGLSHGAYSALMSHGSEELKQRFLPRLIDGSWGGTMCLTEAHAGTDLGILTTRAVPNADGTHAITGQKIFISAGEHDLTANIVHLVLAKLPDAPSGTKGISLFLVPKFLPTADGGLGARNGVTCGSVEHKMGIKASATCVLDFDQATGWMVGEPHKGMRAMFVMMNGARLAVGLQGLGLSEVAYQNARAYARERLQGRSLTGPKHPDGVADPILVHPDVRKGLLRIKSLNEGMRSLAYAVGIRIDLEHRHPDPAVRQDAADLVALMTPVIKAFLTDRGFENTNIALQTLGGHGYIKEYGIEQYVRDARIAQIYEGTNAVQALDLVGRKLPMEGGRLVRRFFELVKTDVDAAAAVAGLEEFAKALGASLYQLQKATMLLAERGFANPDEVGAAATEYLDLMGYTAVGWQWLRMATVSQQQLAAGAEDRRFHEAKLKTARFYFGRVLPGTAALLTAIQAGSAPVMALSADEF